One Falco cherrug isolate bFalChe1 chromosome 11, bFalChe1.pri, whole genome shotgun sequence DNA window includes the following coding sequences:
- the LOC102048041 gene encoding LOW QUALITY PROTEIN: D-beta-hydroxybutyrate dehydrogenase, mitochondrial-like (The sequence of the model RefSeq protein was modified relative to this genomic sequence to represent the inferred CDS: substituted 1 base at 1 genomic stop codon): protein MRGAALLLLGAALLLAGGGRCLGRRLLLLLLPRRARRALPAEGKAVLVTGCDKGFGHALAKQLHAKGFTVFAGCLLMDKNGDGARELKNMKSDRMKVLQMDVCSDQEVAQAVDFVKRTLKEPEEGLWGLVNNAGVSTFGEVEFASLDNYKKVAEINLWGTVRVTKAFLPLIRRAKGRVVNITSMLGRMASPSRSCYCVSKFGVAAFSDCLRQEMYRWGVRVILIEPSNFVAATGILTADSIDKQAEALWSGASHTVQEDXGWEYFTHHVALMKSFVNSGLKDMSLVLNDITDALTSPCPNNCYNPMETYWWVRLQVMTHLPTAIADWLYIPGATL, encoded by the exons ATGCGGGGCgccgcgctgctgctgctgggcgccgcgctgctgctggcgggcggcgggcggtgcctgggccgccgcctcctcctgctgctgctgccgcggCGGGCCCGCCGCGCCCTGCCC GCTGAAGGGAAGGCGGTGCTCGTAACAGGTTGCGACAAAGGTTTTGGACATGCTTTGGCAAAACAGCTTCATGCGAAGGGATTTACTGTTTTTGCTGGATGCTTGCTCATG GATAAGAATGGAGATGGAGCCAGGGAGCTGAAGAACATGAAGTCAGATCGCATGAAAGTGCTACAGATGGATGTGTGCAGTGACCAGGAGGTGGCTCAGGCTGTGGATTTTGTGAAGAGGACCCTGAAGGAGCCAGAGGAAG GTCTGTGGGGTCTGGTGAACAACGCTGGTGTCTCGACCTTTGGAGAGGTGGAATTTGCAAGTTTAGACAACTACAAGAAGGTGGCAGAGATCAACCTGTGGGGCACTGTGAGAGTGACAAAGGCTTTCCTGCCCCTCATTCGTAGAGCTAAAG GCCGTGTGGTGAATATCACAAGCATGTTGGGACGGATGGCGAGTCCATCCCGCTCCTGCTATTGCGTTTCCAAGTTTGGGGTGGCAGCCTTCTCGGACTGCCTCCGGCAGGAGATGTACCGCTGGGGTGTCAGAGTCATCCTCATTGAGCCCAGTAACTTCGTGGCAGCTACAGGCATCCTGACGGCAGACAGCATCGATAAACAGGCTGAGGCACTGTGGAGCGGAGCCAGCCACACTGTGCAGGAGGACTAGGGGTGGGAGTATTTCACTCATCACGTGGCCCTGATGAAGTCCTTCGTTAACAGTGGCCTGAAGGACATGTCTCTGGTCTTGAATGACATCACCGATGCACTTACTTCTCCGTGCCCAAACAACTGTTACAATCCCATGGAGACCTACTGGTGGGTGAGGCTGCAAGTCATGACTCACCTGCCCACCGCCATTGCTGACTGGCTTTACATCCCCGGAGCCACCCTGTAA